gtggtggtgctgggcCCATCGTGGGCCTTGCCCTCACTCCCAGGAGCGTGGCTTTTGCTAGAAGTGCACAGGACAGGTTTTATTATGGAAGAGAGAGTTGAGGCGAAGGCACCCGGAAGAGCAAGCGGTAGTGAGAGCTACTCACTTGGTCTTCTGTGGCAGAAGAGCTCCCCCAGTGCCAGACTTCTCTTGTGTCCTTCCTTCGTCCCGAGGGGCCTTTGGTGGAGAGGCCAGAAACAGAGTTTTGGCTGCTTGACCTGTAGGAGACCAAAGGGAAACGTTGCTCAGATGCAGCTTATGAGAAAGGAGGCTCCTCAGTGCTTGTCCAACGTCAGGAAGCTCCAAGCACCTCTCCCCCGTCCGTGCATTGCAAAGCTGGGATTGTGGGGAAAATGGACCCTGTCCCGCGCAGGCggaagcaggagaagcagccacagcctgggagagcagagagcaattccaaggtgcagccctggcaaagcagaagcaaggcaggcgTAAGCGTGTGCTCTTTGGCCACGACCTGTGGTATTTTGAGGTCACCCACGGAGGAGAGCCCACTGGGCTTTCTGCAGGGCAAGAGCAGAGGTCTGTGGTGAAcctctccctgcttccttgcCAAGGGAGCTGCAGGACAATTTCATGGTTGCCAAGAGGTGGAGAGACACCGCGGGCCGTCAGGAGGGGCAAGGCAGGGTTTGTGCCTCAGGCGTAGCattaggacaggctgagacagttgtcAGCGAGCAGGCAGCTGAACGGCACGTTTGCCTGTGCTTTTTCTCGTGCAAGGACTTTGCagagcctttagcctctccttagggagaggagaggagagaggccaccAACACGCCCCCCCTcctgcagaggcaggatttgtctTGCACAGAAAGAGCGGATTCAGGCGTTTgcaaaggaggagctggaggaggccaagGGATGTTCTGGGGTTTGTACTTACTTTTGACTGGTGGTTTCCTGGGGTCACGGGAGGAGAAGGTGGTTGCTGGAGGTGGGACAGAGTgggcagtgctggtgctgggcccATCGTAGGACTTCTCCTCACTCCCGTGAGCGTGTCTTTTGCTGGCGGTGCCCAAGactggttttattctgaaagagagaTGGAACAGACATTTCAGGCTACGGCATGCGTAAGAGCAAGGCGCTACAGACAAATACTGACTTGGTCTTCTGTGGCGGAAGAGGTCCCCCAGTTTCccacttcttttgtctccttcgCACGTCCCGAGGGGCCTTTGGTGGAGAGGCCAGAAACAGAGTTTTGGCTGCTTGCCCTGTAGGAGACCCAAGGGAAAGATTGGTCAGATGCAGCTTATGAGAAAGGAGGCTCCTCAGTGCTTGTCTTAGCAGAGAACAGAGGGTTAAGCAACTCGTAAATTGGGCTAGATTTGAACCAGGCACTCCAGAAGACCTTCCCCACACAAAGACGTCCCCGAGGCAGCATTCCCAGAGCCCTCTGTCATCGTTCAGCCCTCCCTTACCTTTGTTGCTGTGAGCTGAGCCGATCTTCTGGGCTAACATGAGCAGCCGCTGCTCTCGTGCCTGGTGCAGGCGAAGGTACAAGTGGCGCCAGGACTCAAACGCTTCTGGCTTCTGGTTCTTGAAGTCTCGGAGACAGTGGATGTGCCAGAGTCGATCCGTAGACTCAATGAGGGCCTGAAAGAAACGCAGACGTAATGTGGGCTCCCCCCTGAGACCATCGCTCCCCTCTGCCTCGAGAACAGCTAGTGCCAGTGGGGCTGGAATACCAGCGAGGGCAAGGCGGCTTCGTGACCAGGTTGCAGCAAGAGAGGGGCAGATGGCAACCGCAGGAAGTGAGGACTAGCGAAGGCCAGCTCTTGTTCCAAAGAGCGCTGTTCTTGACTCTTCAGCCACGGCAGGTGAGGAGAGAACGTCCCTCCCGCGTgccaccagcccttccccaggcccaGGCACTCACGTGGTTACGTTCCTCAATGcgatggagctgctctggggtgcatctctccAATACTGGCTCCAGCTCTGAGAAAGGGGCACCGTCAGCTTCACAGCTGGCTAGAGAGAAGCAAAAGGCAGAGTATTTATCCCGCTCCTTCTCCGCCAAGGAAAGGGCTTGACTCCTTGAAGGCAGTGGAGAGCAGTGCAGCGCTGCACGCCACTacggcagaggaggggaaggagaaaggagccgCAGGTGCCATAGCTGTAGTGGGCCATCaggccccagtctctcccagtgaaGGGGTGCCTGCGCAAGGCTCCGTTTACCCCTGTTTGCCGTGCTTGAGCACCCCCTGAAAGCACGCTGGCTGCCGATGGTGCAGCACCTGAGCTTCCAGGGAGATGTGCCCCATGTGAGTTCGCTTGCCTTGCGAGAAGGGGCAACTAAGCGTTGGCGTGCTCCCAGCCCGATGCTGCTGGGATAGATACAGACAAGTCAGGAAGAGAGCAGTAGATGTGCCTGGCACCGCGAGTTGAAGAGAGCCGAGGAAGGGTACTTACAGTCAATGCTGTTAGTGAGGAGTCGGGcactttggggaggaggaggcaccgTGCGTGGGACCGGGGCGGTTTTAGGGCCTGGACGCACTAGCGTCTTTGAATTGTGCCGGTAGCATGGGAGCCCCTCTTCGCCCTCTTGAGGTGTCAAGGCCGGTGCTGTAAAGTGAAAGAGTTGGGgtaagaagggaagggaggaaagaagagcccATCCTGAGGAATGGCACAGGAGACACAAATGAGAGTCCCCCAGAAGCAAGCTAAAGGGCTTCTCTAAGAGACCCGCGGCCTAGTTTGGGAAGGGCAAGGCCAAAGGCCAAGGCTCCATCAGGGTCATCAGAGGATCTTCCTCATTTCTGCTCGAGCATGCGGGAGAGAAGGCACCGCTTGTGTGAATGCCGGGCTGTGGGCGCCACAGGCGGGACGCCAGCCCCCAAGAGAAGGACTTGAACCCAgccagcatcccctccctcccacacgcAGCGGCTGCAGCCCGTTTCAGACCCCTTTGCCTGCCCAAcgtacctttcctttttctctgggaGTGGGGAACGgactcagctggaggaggagggctgcagctggCCTGGATCGGCGGCAGCGGGATGTCGGGCAACCGTATGTCCACATCTAGAAGTATCTGGAAGGAGACGACGTGCATGCAAGTGAGCCAAGGATAGGGGAGAATGTTACATCCTGCCAGCGTACAAACTGCGCTGAACTGCATTTGGTTTGCTCTTTTGAAGAAGCCGCTCAACGCTGATCAGCTCACACCGGGAGTAGCCTCGGCGGGAGGCTGCCCTTCTGCCCCGTTCCTGTGGCTCCCTCTAGGCTGTCAATACAAAGAAGCCAAACTCCGGGATGCCAATCACTCGGCTCTCGGCTCCCTCCAGTAAGAGCCATGCGCATCTTTAACCTCCAAGGTTGAGCGCCGAAGGCCTCCGTCAAGAACCCGAGGCAGATTAACGGTGCAAAGAACTCATTTAGTCAAACACTCGTTtactcctcctgcctcttctcctcctccctgcctcttcgaaaaagctctgcagtggtggaggagaggggaaccTCCCAAAGTGGGGGAAATCCAAAACTTGGATATGAGGCACCGTTACAGCACCATAAAAGGCTGCTAAGATTATAAACACACTTTTTGAAGTGCAAAGTGTTTCAAAGTTGAGGAAAAAGCTTCATCTGTCAAGGTTTTACAGAGCCAGCACCTCCAAGGGGAAAACTAAGAAGCCGCAGATGGGGGAGGGCCGAGAGCAGCTGATCCCACCTTCTCGGTTCACTTGCAGATCCTTCAGAACCTTACCCTCTTTGGTTCAGGAGCCTCTGGtggttcctcctctgcccttttctcattTGTGCGCTTGAGGCTTGGGCTTTTCGCACTCAAGCAGGCGCTGTCGAGGCCGTCTTGGCACGGCAAACAGGTGCTGTGCCAGTGGTCTTTCTGCCCAGGTGACGCAGAGGGTTTGACCGCTTTCTTCTGTTCCTGGGTCTGGTCATAAGCGAGGTACTCCTCAAAGGACATAGTAGGTGGTTGACATTCCTCCTCCTCGTCATCGTCCTCAGAACTGCTGGAAAAGGCCACTGATTTTCTGCCAAAGCTAGGAGAAACCCCGGGCAGAGTTAGCACACTTGTCTTAAAAGTGTTCGCGGAGCCTTCACCTTTATTACCTTCATCAGAGAAGTTTATCGTCCCCACTTCAAATGGAGAACGTAGTTTATCCACCAAGATCACCCAAGAGGTTCACTTACGTGTCTCTCTCTGGGGACACCAGGCCCAGCTTCTTCCGCCCGGCTAAGAACTTCCTGGCAAAGTCTGCGACAAGCTCGAGTTTCCGTGAGCCGGTCAGAGTCTTCCCAACAGCGATCTCcttctggagagagcccagacaTCAATTCATCTTAGCAAAACACGCAGCATTCTCACCTCTGCTAAACTTCCGCCAGAGTG
Above is a window of Chroicocephalus ridibundus chromosome 19, bChrRid1.1, whole genome shotgun sequence DNA encoding:
- the LOC134525328 gene encoding elongin-A-like; protein product: MHGRGRGQAAKTLFLASPPKAPRDEGRTQEKSGTGGALLPQKTNKSHAPGSEGKAHDGPSTTTAHSVPSLGRTVFSSWFPEPNKPPAKKIAPIMAKAVKDFKNRFSR